In Nakamurella alba, a single genomic region encodes these proteins:
- a CDS encoding alpha/beta hydrolase, protein MADHLFHHDRITVNTIPANGIEVCVREVVERQEGRPLVLVHGNVSSSPFFFPLMTRLPAGIRPVAIDLRGFGGTSTAPVDATRGLRDFADDVWATIDALGHDEVDLLGWSMGGGVVLQMLIDRPSAVRTVTLVNPVSPYGFGATRADGTLASPDAAGSGAGSANTEFVRALADGDTSDAAPSSPKVVLRSFYVAPGWDGEGEEIFVASMLSTATGEDNYPGDSRPTTTWPGVAPGDRGVLNTMAPTHLDLTGVVDIDPKPPILWLRGDADQIVSDTSMFDLSQLGALGAVPGWPGADASPVQPMVTQTRTVLDRYADAGGSYREVVFEGVGHSPHIERTDEVAEVLADHLLD, encoded by the coding sequence ATGGCGGACCACCTCTTCCACCACGACCGGATCACCGTGAACACCATCCCGGCCAACGGGATCGAGGTGTGCGTCCGCGAGGTGGTCGAGCGCCAGGAGGGCCGGCCGCTGGTACTGGTGCACGGCAACGTCTCCTCCTCCCCGTTCTTCTTCCCGCTGATGACCCGGCTCCCGGCGGGCATCCGGCCGGTCGCGATCGACCTGCGCGGGTTCGGCGGTACGTCGACCGCTCCGGTCGACGCGACCCGCGGGCTGCGGGACTTCGCCGACGACGTGTGGGCCACGATCGATGCCCTCGGTCACGACGAGGTGGACCTGCTGGGCTGGTCGATGGGTGGTGGTGTCGTGCTGCAGATGCTCATCGACCGGCCGTCCGCGGTCCGCACCGTGACCCTGGTGAACCCGGTGTCCCCCTACGGTTTCGGCGCGACCCGGGCGGACGGGACGCTCGCCTCGCCGGACGCGGCCGGCTCCGGCGCCGGCTCGGCGAACACCGAGTTCGTCCGCGCCCTCGCCGACGGCGACACCTCCGACGCCGCGCCGTCCTCGCCGAAGGTGGTGCTGCGCTCCTTCTACGTCGCGCCCGGCTGGGACGGGGAGGGCGAGGAGATCTTCGTCGCCTCGATGCTGTCCACCGCGACCGGCGAGGACAACTACCCGGGTGACTCCCGGCCCACCACCACCTGGCCCGGCGTGGCGCCCGGCGACCGCGGGGTGCTCAACACGATGGCGCCCACCCACCTCGATCTGACCGGCGTGGTGGACATCGACCCGAAGCCGCCGATCCTGTGGCTGCGCGGCGATGCGGACCAGATCGTCTCGGACACCTCGATGTTCGACCTGTCCCAGCTCGGCGCGCTGGGCGCGGTGCCCGGCTGGCCGGGGGCCGACGCCTCCCCGGTCCAGCCGATGGTCACCCAGACCCGGACCGTGCTGGACCGCTATGCCGACGCCGGCGGCAGCTACCGCGAGGTGGTGTTCGAGGGCGTCGGCCACAGCCCGCACATCGAGCGCACCGACGAGGTGGCCGAGGTGCTGGCCGACCACCTGCTGGACTGA